TGTTCGTTTCGCCACGCATCGCGCCCAACACCGGAAACGCCATCCGAATGGTCGCCGCAACCGGATGCGAACTGCACCTCGTCGAGCCGCTCGGATTCGATCTGTCCGAACCCAAACTACGGCGCGCCGGCCTGGACTACCACGACCTCGCGTCAGTCACCGTGCACCGCGATCTGGCCGCGGCATGGGAAGCCCTCGGACCGCGGCGGGTGTACGCGTTCACGGCACACGCCACCACGCGATTCGACGAGATCGACTACGAGCCGAACGACGTGGTGATGTTCGGCCCGGAACCCACCGGGCTGGACGCCGAGACGCTCGCGGACCCGCACATCACCGCGCAGCTGCGGATCCCGATGCTCGCCGGTCGGCGGTCATTGAACCTGTCGAACGCCGCCGCGGTCGTCGTGTACGAGGCGTGGCGGCAGCACGGGTTCAGTGGCGCTGTCTGACTACCACGAATTCCAGTGCGTCAGCTGCTCGGCGGGCAGCCGCTTGGCGGGCCGGAAGTCGGTGCCCTTCGTATAAGCGATCGGGAACAGCCCGCCCTGCCGGTACTCGTCGAACGGAATGCCCAGGACGTCGGCGGCCAACTTCTCCCCCTTGCCGACGAGATGCAGCGTCGTCCACGCCGAGCCGAGCTCGCGTGAGCGCAACGCCAGCATGAAACTCCACACGGCGGGCAGCAGTGAACCCCAGAACCCGGCGCTGCCCGCGACCGCCTCGTCGGGGCTGCCGGCCAGGCACGGAATCAACATCACCGGCACCTCGTGGAAGTGGTCGTTGAGGTACATCGCGGAGTCGGTGACGCGCGGGCGCTGCGTGTCGCGGATGTCGCCGTATTCGGGCTTGGGCGCGGCGAGGTATTTCGACGCGTTGTGCCGGTAGATGTCGGCGATCGCCTTCTTCTTGTCCGGATCGTCCACGAAGACCCACTGCCAACCCTGGGCGTTGGACCCCGTCGGCGCCTGAAGTGCCAACTCCAGACATTCCATCAGCACCTCGCGCGGTACCGGCTTCTCCAGATCCAGCCGTTTGCGCACCGATCGCGTGGTGGTCAGGACTTCATCGACAGACAAATTCAAGGTCATATCTAGAAGACTAGGCGAGACTACATTTGGAACGATGACAGCCGAACTGACACAAGAAGTTTCCGACCGTCTGACCTCCGACAAATACGGCTGGCTGACGACGGTCGCGAAATCCGGGCAGCCCGTCCCGAAGTTGATCTGGTTCTACTTCGACGGTTCTGACGTGTTCATCTACTCCGAACCCGGCGCAGCCAAGGTGAGACACATCCGGAATCATCCGCGGGTCAGCCTCAACCTGGACTCGGATGGCAACGGCTCGGGCATCATCGTGGTCGGCGGTGTCGCGACGATCGACGCGGAGAACGCCAACCCCATGGAGGACGAGGGGTATACGGCCAAGTACGGCGAGTACGCCGAAAGCCTCGGCTTCACCGCCGAGTTTCTCTCCGCATACAACCTGCGGCTGAAGATCAGCGTCGACAAGGTGTGGACCACCCCGACCGCGGGTTAAGCCGGCCTTCGATCAGTCGGCGGACGTAACGCAACGGCACACAATCCGACCGCTGCGATCACCACGAACGACGTTCTCGGTCCCACCGCATCGATGAGCGCGCCCGCCGCGGGCGCTCCCAATGCCTGGCCCGCTGCGATCGTGAAAAACGCGATGCCGACGCCGAACGACGTTCGGTCCGGATACAGGCGCGTACTCCACAACAGGACCAGGCCGGTCAACGTGATGTAGGCGGCGCCGAACATCGTGGCGGCCAGAATCACTGCGACGAACCGGGCGGGGGCAGCGGCGAGCACCAGGGTCGCCGCGGCCATCGTGGCGGTGGCGGCCACCCATGCCCAGTGCAGTCCGATCCGTTGCACCGCGTCACCGGCAAACGCGCCGGCGATGCCCGCAGCGCCCAGCACGATCCACATGATCGACGAACGTGTTGCGTCTGCAGCCCCGACCGTCGTGATGAGGTCGCGGCCGAATGTCCACACCGCTACGCTGCCGACGCCGGTCAGAAGCGCAGCGGTCAACAGCGTGACAGTTCCTGGGCGCCAGAACGATTCGGCTGAATCCGCAGGGCGCGGCCGCGATGTCGATCCGACGGAGCGGACGACCCATATCGTCACCGTCGCCGCGATCAACGCGTACACCGCCCAAGCCGCGCGCCAGTGATCCAGCAGCAGAAGTGCAACCGGGGCGGACAGCACCACGCCGATGCCCGTCCCGCCGTTGACCACCGTCTGCGCCCGGTCCGTCTTCTCGCCGGGAACGTATTGCGCGACGGCCGCGGCCAGTGGTGGCGATACGATGCCGGTGCTGACACCGGCGACCAGCACGCCCAGTGCCAGCACCCACGCTGACGGTGCCGCGGCGACGATCGAAAGGCCCACCGTCGCAACCACTCCGGCAAGGACCGCGACCCGTCGGGCACCGATCCGGTCCGTCAGCAGCAGGCTGAGGATGATGGCGGCACAGTATCCGATGTAGCTTCCGCCGCCGATGACGCCGGTGAGGACGCCATTGAGTGTGAAGGCGTCGGCGAAGACCGGAGTGAACAGTCCGTAGGCGAATCGGGCGAAGCCGTAGCAACAGGCGATGAGGGCGGTTCCCGCGCCGACGAGGAAGTACACCGAGCGGGGCACCCCACCACAGTAGCGATCCGCAGTCAGCGGAAGTCGCGGGACTTCGACGCCACCCGCATGTCGAGCTTGCCCATCCGCTCGGCGACGACGGTGACCGCGCCGGTGGCGTTCTGCACCTGACCGCGGACCAAGAGTGCCGACGCCGTCTGCGCCAGCTTGCGGTGCCGCGCCCAGACGCCGCGCGAACACAGCACGTTGACCATCCCGGTCTCGTCCTCGAGGTTGACGAACGTGACACCCTGGGCCGTCGCGGGTCGCTGGCGGTGAGTCACCGCACCGGCCACCAGCACGCGGGTCCCGTCGGGCACCTCCAGCAGCTTGTTGGCCGGAACGACGCCGAGCGCGTCGAGGTTCTCGCGCAGGAACTGGGTGGGATAGCTGTCGGTCGAGATTCCCGTTGCCCACACGTCGGCGACGGCCAACTCGAGCTCGGTCATGCCGGGCAGTGAGGGGATCTGCGATGACGACCCCACTCCGGGCAACCGGTCAGGACGTTGGGTGGCGGCCGCGCCCGCGGCCCACAGCCCTTCACGCCGGGTGATCCCGAAACAGCCCAATGCGCCCGCGGTGGCCAGCGCCTCCGTTTGCGGGATGCTCAGCTGAATCCGCTGTGTCAGGTCCAGCAGAGAAGTGAACGGCCCGTTGGCTTCCCGCTCATCGACGATGCGCTGCGCCAAATCGTCACCGATGTGGCGGACGCTGCCGAGACCAAGCCGCACCTCGGTGCCCATGTTCTCCAGGGTGGCGTGCGCGAGGCTCGCGTTGACGTCCGGCCCATGGACGGAGACCCCGTGCCTGCGGGCATCGGCCACCAGCGACTGCGGCGAGTAGAAACCCATCGGCTGGGCTCGCAGCAGCGCGGCGCAGAACGCCGCAGGGTGGTGCAGCTTGAACCACGACGAGTAGAACACCAGGGACGCGAAGCTCAGCGAATGGCTTTCCGGGAAACCGAAATTGGCGAATGCCTCCAGCTTCTCGTAGATCCGGTCGGCGACCTCACCTGTGATGCCGTGCAGTTCGCGCATGCCGTCGTAGAACCTGCCCCGCAACCGCCGCATCCGCTCGGTGGAGCGTTTGGATCCCATCGCGCGGCGCAGCTGATCGGCCTCGGCGGCGGTGAAGCCCGCGCAGTCCACCGCGAGCTGCATGAGCTGCTCCTGAAACAGCGGCACGCCCAACGTCTTACGCAGGGCGGGTTCCATCGACGGATGGTCATAGGTGACGGGCTCTTCCCCGTTGCGTCGTTTGATGTACGGGTGCACCGACCCACCCTGAATCGGACCGGGGCGGATCAGCGCGACCTCGACCACCAGGTCGTAGAACACTCGCGGTTTCAGCCGGGGCAGCGTGGCCATCTGGGCGCGAGACTCCACCTGGAACACCCCGACGGAGTCGGCGCGTTGCAGCATCTCGTAGACCGCGGGCTCGGACAGGTCCAGTTTCGCCAGGTCGACGTCGATGCCTTTATGCTCGCGCACCAGGTCGATGCAGTAGTGCAGTGCCGAGAGCATGCCGAGCCCCAGCATGTCGAACTTCACCAAACCGATTGCCGCGCAGTCGTCTTTGTCCCACTGCAACACGCTGCGGTTCTCCATGCGCGCCCACTCCACCGGACAGACATCGGCGATGGGGCGGTCGCAGATCACCATGCCGCCGGAATGGATGCCCATATGCCGCGGCAGATTGGAGATCTGCAGCGCCAGGTCGATCACCGACTCCGGGACGTCCTCGACGTGGGTCGCTTCCGCGAGGTTTCCCCACTGACCGATCTGCCTGCTCCAGGCATCCTGCTGACCTTGAGAGAACCCCAGCGCGCGAGCCATATCGCGCACGGCGCTACGGCCCCGATAGGTGATGACGTTGGCCACCTGGGCGGCGTAGTCCCGGCCGTAACGGTTGTAGACGTACTGGATCGCGTTCTCGCGCAGGTCCGATTCGATGTCGATGTCGATGTCCGGTGGCCCGTCACGCGCCGGCGACAGGAACCGCTCGAACAGCAGCTCGTTGGCGATCGGGTCGACGTTGGTGACCCCGAGGGCGTAGCAGACGGCCGAATTGGCCGCCGATCCCCTGCCCTGGGCCAGGATGTTGTTCTCCTTGCAGAACCGGGTGATGTCGTGAACGACCA
The nucleotide sequence above comes from Mycolicibacterium moriokaense. Encoded proteins:
- a CDS encoding tRNA (cytidine(34)-2'-O)-methyltransferase — its product is MVKVMFVSPRIAPNTGNAIRMVAATGCELHLVEPLGFDLSEPKLRRAGLDYHDLASVTVHRDLAAAWEALGPRRVYAFTAHATTRFDEIDYEPNDVVMFGPEPTGLDAETLADPHITAQLRIPMLAGRRSLNLSNAAAVVVYEAWRQHGFSGAV
- a CDS encoding error-prone DNA polymerase, with amino-acid sequence MGWHTGPPSWTEMERVLNGKPRRAGWPIDEQVGDGGDSPAWSRKRGAYQAAGIDRPASAVPYAELHAHSAYSFLDGASTPEELVEEAVRLDLRAIALTDHDGLYGVVRFAEAARELDMSTVFGAELSLGGGDRTEDPDPPGPHLLVLARGPEGYRRLSRELARAHLAGGEKGKLHYDYDTLTEAAGGHWHILTGCRKGHVRQALSEGGPEAAATALVDLVDRFGRDRVSIELTHHGYPGDDERNALLAELAPRFGVGVVATTGAHFAEPSRGRLAMAMGAIRARHSIDEAAGYLAPLGGSHLRSGVEMAQLFAHHPEVVTAAADLGEQCAFELALIAPQLPPFDVPEGHTEDSWLRHLVMEGARNRYGPPERAPQAYAQIEHELKIIEQLTFPGYFLVVHDITRFCKENNILAQGRGSAANSAVCYALGVTNVDPIANELLFERFLSPARDGPPDIDIDIESDLRENAIQYVYNRYGRDYAAQVANVITYRGRSAVRDMARALGFSQGQQDAWSRQIGQWGNLAEATHVEDVPESVIDLALQISNLPRHMGIHSGGMVICDRPIADVCPVEWARMENRSVLQWDKDDCAAIGLVKFDMLGLGMLSALHYCIDLVREHKGIDVDLAKLDLSEPAVYEMLQRADSVGVFQVESRAQMATLPRLKPRVFYDLVVEVALIRPGPIQGGSVHPYIKRRNGEEPVTYDHPSMEPALRKTLGVPLFQEQLMQLAVDCAGFTAAEADQLRRAMGSKRSTERMRRLRGRFYDGMRELHGITGEVADRIYEKLEAFANFGFPESHSLSFASLVFYSSWFKLHHPAAFCAALLRAQPMGFYSPQSLVADARRHGVSVHGPDVNASLAHATLENMGTEVRLGLGSVRHIGDDLAQRIVDEREANGPFTSLLDLTQRIQLSIPQTEALATAGALGCFGITRREGLWAAGAAATQRPDRLPGVGSSSQIPSLPGMTELELAVADVWATGISTDSYPTQFLRENLDALGVVPANKLLEVPDGTRVLVAGAVTHRQRPATAQGVTFVNLEDETGMVNVLCSRGVWARHRKLAQTASALLVRGQVQNATGAVTVVAERMGKLDMRVASKSRDFR
- a CDS encoding nitroreductase family protein; amino-acid sequence: MTLNLSVDEVLTTTRSVRKRLDLEKPVPREVLMECLELALQAPTGSNAQGWQWVFVDDPDKKKAIADIYRHNASKYLAAPKPEYGDIRDTQRPRVTDSAMYLNDHFHEVPVMLIPCLAGSPDEAVAGSAGFWGSLLPAVWSFMLALRSRELGSAWTTLHLVGKGEKLAADVLGIPFDEYRQGGLFPIAYTKGTDFRPAKRLPAEQLTHWNSW
- a CDS encoding MFS transporter, producing the protein MPRSVYFLVGAGTALIACCYGFARFAYGLFTPVFADAFTLNGVLTGVIGGGSYIGYCAAIILSLLLTDRIGARRVAVLAGVVATVGLSIVAAAPSAWVLALGVLVAGVSTGIVSPPLAAAVAQYVPGEKTDRAQTVVNGGTGIGVVLSAPVALLLLDHWRAAWAVYALIAATVTIWVVRSVGSTSRPRPADSAESFWRPGTVTLLTAALLTGVGSVAVWTFGRDLITTVGAADATRSSIMWIVLGAAGIAGAFAGDAVQRIGLHWAWVAATATMAAATLVLAAAPARFVAVILAATMFGAAYITLTGLVLLWSTRLYPDRTSFGVGIAFFTIAAGQALGAPAAGALIDAVGPRTSFVVIAAVGLCAVALRPPTDRRPA
- a CDS encoding TIGR03667 family PPOX class F420-dependent oxidoreductase; protein product: MTAELTQEVSDRLTSDKYGWLTTVAKSGQPVPKLIWFYFDGSDVFIYSEPGAAKVRHIRNHPRVSLNLDSDGNGSGIIVVGGVATIDAENANPMEDEGYTAKYGEYAESLGFTAEFLSAYNLRLKISVDKVWTTPTAG